The Tamandua tetradactyla isolate mTamTet1 chromosome 6, mTamTet1.pri, whole genome shotgun sequence genome contains the following window.
TAGAGCCGGTTACAGAGGTTTTCCAGAGCAAGGCCTTTCTATTTAAGAATCATGAGATGACATTGAAATTTAACTGATCTGAAGGGAAGCATGGACGGGAAAGAACTCAAGAACTCATGGCACTCACGGACAGGAAGTACAACCGAGTCTCCTGAGATATTAGAATGAGAGATTGGATGTTAATGAGCAACCGAGCAGTGTAGGTGTTGTGGTGTGTgcattcatgtgtgtgtgtgtgtgatagagagagagagagagagagggatagaaagagaaagagagaggtgcCCTTTTCTAAATGAAGAGGACCCCATTTCCGAAGGTCGGTGAGGAATCTAATATCCATCGTCTTTGCTCCTTCCCTGGGTTTTTTGAGAACTTTGGGACTTATGCAATCTGGGAGATAATGAGGAGACCCCTGGTTCTTAGTACATGGTGGGTCTTCTCTTGTTGCCCCTTGTGAGACTGGCTTGGTCCAGAAGGTGGTGGCCACCCCTCCATGCCCGTCTCTGCCATGGGACTTTTACTGAGGTGCCCAAGGTCTCTGACACGTACCGTTCCTGACATTCACGCAGTCACGGTGCATCTGACACCCTCAGCCTGGCAAGTCTGCTCTTTACCCTCATGGCCCAGCTTCTCCCTTAGATAGGCGCGAGTGAGAGCAGCAAACTTGTGCCTAGAGGAGTCAAGAAGGCAATTTCCATCAATGAAGTGGACAGATATAAGGAGTGGCAGGGGCTGCGGCAAACAAGAAATACTGTTAGGGGGCTGAAATAAACAAAAGTTCAGAGGCCAAGCAAAACATGTGCAGGTTGGATCCGGCCCTGGGGCTGCCATTCTGTGACTGGTAAGACCTTCTAAAGTAAGGGCATGGGAGGGCTTTCCAGGGATGGCCCCATTCCCTTAGTGCCTGGGACCCAAGAAGTTCTTAACAATCCCTGGGACAAGAGAGCTCAGAATTTCGTGAGAATTGACCTGTGAGGGAGAAGGGGACATTGCGTTGCAATTCCTCTGAAACCATTCTCAAATATATTTCTCAAAGTCTAGCACTGCAGCTGTTTGAACACgtctttcagtctttcaatccCAAATTCCTGGGAGAAGGAATCTGATAAACTCAATCCAGCCTCCGCATTGATCCAGCCCTGGTCCCGTTGCTGAGGCCAAGGAGGGAAGGAATCACAGTAGCAAATGTGGTTGCAAATAGGGGTGGGTGGGAATGGGTGGGGCAGCTCTCACAGAAGCAGGGCTTGGGCAAGTAAGAGCTCAAAAATGTATCTGTTACAACATCCAAACTAACCTGCAGGGTGGGTAGGATGTTCTAAGTAAAAGGTATgtgtggggaaggagggaaacGAGACAGAATGTTCTGGGAGGGGTACAACATGTGAAAATAGTTTTTCATGTAAAGAAGCTCAGAGGCAAAGTAGGTCTTGCCAAGGAACTTAGACTTTTTTCCTGAAGGCAGTGGAGCATACTTGAAACCAGACTTGAGCAGGGTCGCAGTTACAAAATCACGCTGGCTGCCATGGGGAGGACTGACTGGGAGCAGCAGTGCAGAGACAAGGCTGTCTGGATAAGAGGCTGGTGTAGGTCTCCAGGTGAGAGGAAATGGTCCAGACTGCTGAGGGATGCCTTTTCCCAGGGGGATGCTGAAGTTGCACCCCTAGCAAGGATCATTCCCGTCAGAAGAGCATCCCCAGGAGCTCCTGCCCCACACTGAAAAGCTGGCCTTGACATCCTGGGACAATGCTTTCCTTGCCCTTCAGTGTATGTCCCACTGGCCAGCAGCATCAGCTTCACCTGGTagcttgctagaaatgcagactctcaggcccCGCCCCAGACCTACTacatcagaatctgcattttaagaagATCTCCAGGTAACTCATGTGCACATCAAAGTATGAAAAGCACCATCCTGGGTGTTGCATGACTTCTGTGCAGTTCACTTGCCCTTACCCACGGCTTTGGGGTTCTCCTCGTCTGTGATTTCCTGCTAGCTCAGGTAAGCACCCCGTGCTCTGACCTCGTTCTCCCCAGGAACAAGATGGAGTCAGATGCTTGTGATGAGCCCACAGACCCCTGAAACTTTTTAACCCCCCAGGGTAGAGTGGATGGCCCAGTGCAGGGGCGCCTAATCTGATAACTCAGCCAGCCTCCTGCCACCAGGCCTGGTCCCACCCCATCTCACCTGCTGTCTGTCCTCTGCGTTTTTCTTGGCAGGAGATAGTGGACTGGTTCAATGGCCTCCGCGCAGCCCGTTTGCAATACCTAAAAATGGCCTTTCCTGAGCTCCCAGAGTCTGAGGTGAGCCAGATGTGGTTCCCAGCTTCTGAgcctcctccctgcctcctccctgccTTCTCTCCAGAAGACAGTCAGAGACCAGACTGAGTCCATTAGAAGGCCAGGCCTGGAGACCTGGGAAAGAAAGCAGGATTTTCTTCTGGGGAAGCTGGTGGATTATGGCCTCACACAGGGCGAGATGCCTCCAAAAAGCAGGTCAGCTCTCCCCGTCAGGATGCACAGCCACTAGCTGGAGTGTCGAGGGGCACCGGATTTAGGCATCTCTTTCTGACCTCTTCACCCACTAAAATGTTCAAATGACCCCTGACATCCTGCTTACAAAATGCTTCTGAGCCCGTTTTCGTCTGTGGCTCCTTATATCCAGTGATCCCTTGTAGCAGGTAGGTAGGTGGAGATAGTTATTCCTACTTTCTTGATGAGAAACATTCCCAGTTAGGACAGGTGAAGGACAGAAGGTGCTCTTTCCACTCTACCACCCCCTTTTGCCGCATGGTGTTCAGGTCCGGAAGGCAGCGGGACCCATCCCTTTATGACTGCAACCGGAGCAGGTCCCCCTTCGGTGGCCAAGGGAATGGCGAGACCTTCATTTTGATCGTCCTCACCTCCCTGGGGCATCCATCCTCCTCTCAGGCTCTGCCGGAGAAGCCCACACAACGTGGGGCAGAGCATGCTGCCTCCGGTCGGGAGGCTGGGCTCTCACGGCTGCCTGTCGTTCACCTGCTGCAGGTCACATCACTTCTCTTAGCGTCTGTTTCTCCCTCTGTAAGAGGGTGGCTGGCCATCATAGAGCCCCTTCCAGCTCTGAGGTCTCATGGTCTGGTCCTGTTTTAGGTCCTCCTCTGAGTGGATTCTGGAGGTGGAGAGGGTGGGGAGAACTGAGACTTAATCCTGGGGCTATCTTATTTCAAACAGTTAGACCTTCCTTGAAAGCCTGCATGTTCCTTAACGCCAAGGTTCGTGAGGAGCTCAGCGTCTGGGATGGGGGCAGGCCCCAAGCCCAGCGAGGCTCCGCCATGGCAGTTGTCTGGGGAGCATTTCCAGCAGTTCCTGAgtcagcctcttccttctgctgaCTCGGCAGCCAGAAGTAGTCCACGCGGGCTCCCTGTGGGCGAGCAGAGGCTGGGAGTGCTGACTGGGGGCGACTTGGAATTACAAAGTGCAGATGATTTCCGACTCTGCTGACCCATGCCGAGGGGTTGATCACTGGCCAATATCCTCAGTGTCTTCTTGCCTCCCTCGTCTATCCTCTTTACCCTTTATTCACCCCCAATCTCCTCCCAGCCTATCTTTCACTTCCTTCCCTCGAACTTGTTCTCTATGTATGGTGTGAGGTTCTGGGCACTTGCCCAGGCCTGGCTCAGGCTTAAGGATCCAGATGCCAGAAACCCAGAGAGTCTGAGTGGGGCTGTGGTCCTGTCATAAGAAATGCAGGGACTCTAAAGTCAGAGAAGCTGATGTGTTACCCAGGGAAAGTCacctcccctctctgagcctcagcataCTCCTCTGTCACCAAGGTGGTGGCACCTACCTCCCAGAGCTACGGTGAGAACACAGTGAGCCAAGCCATATAAAGCACAGCAGGTACTCCTTCTGCATGATCTTCCTTCTCCACCTGTCTTCTTAGGCCTAGGCTAGTCCTGCCTGGCTCAAGTTTAGACTGTTTAGTAGTTAAGAACTCTGACTTTTCACCAAATTACAGCCTATAGAACTTATTTTAGGGGAGAAGGAGTAGCATACATTAAAATATAGTATCCTTTTTGGCTCATAATATTCCCTCTTCCAGATGCCCATTTCTAGTCCCCAGAACTCACTTCCCCTTTGCCCTTGCCCCTGGGCCCTGGGGCTCTAGAAAACCTCTTCTGCTTTTAGAAATCTGGACTGTCATCTGAAGCTTTAGACTTGCCAGGTGGTCCCAGAACCATCAGTCCCTGAAGCCTCTAAGAAGTCACAAAAGCCAGTCTCCTTATTATCCAAGGGAAAACAGGCCCATAAGGTCTTGCCAGACTAGCTGAGGTCAGAGCTGGAACGAGAATCCTAGTCTCCTGACTCCTAGTCCAGAGCTTTCTCTACTTGCCTGCCTGGCCATTGCCTCCTCGTGGCGCTATGTTAGAATCTCACTGATGACCAGGGCTTGTGCAGGGGCCTGATCAGAGGCCCTTAGACGTCATGGTATAGTGGAAGGAGCACAGTTGAGCATCTGTCAGTGCTGGAGAGTCTCAGCTCTTCGTCATAACAGTTACCAGGCCTCGGGAAAATCCCTGTCCACTTCTGAGATCTGGTTTCATCCTGTGTACAATGAGGATGATGATTCCTGCCTCGCACGGTGGTGTGAGAACTGCACCCAGAACTTGACACGCTGGCACCTGGAGGGGCTCCTCAGAGCCTTGGCTGTGTCCATCCTCTGGTTACTGAAGGAGTCCTCACGCCAGGTTCTGCAAACATCTGGGGTGCTGTCATCTGGCTCTGTTGAAATATTAATGTTGCATCCATTTCACATTCCAAATATAACCCCGTGAGCCACGAGCAAGTGCGTATCCTTCCCCATTCCCAACTTCCCCTTCGTCAGGGTGCCGAGCTCAACGGTGAACCTCGAGCCCCTGAGGTGTGAGTCAGGGGGTCAGCATGTGTCTCTCTTCCCCCAGCTCGTGCCCCTCATCACCAGGAATTACCTCAAACAAGGCTTCATGGAAAAGACTGGTCCAAAGGTACATTCTACGCCTCCCCGGGGGACGTACATGGTCCTTGTCCCAGAGGGCAGTAGGGCAGAATTTGGGAGGTGGGGTCATGGGGAGCCAACGGGAGGGCCGTGGGAGGGAAGGAGGTAAGCCGATGTTTGTGAGTTCCAGAGTTGAAGGACGGAGTGTAGACTGAGCTGGTGAGTGATCCAGCAGTGCTGCAGGAACTTCTCCCTACCATTGGCCATCCCTCCTCTTTATCATCATCTTCTCTCCTCCTAACTCTAACTGGCCCTGCCCTGGGAAAGTGTAGCTGAAAGGGGACTCACTGGGGAGGTAGCTTTTGTGCTTTCCAGAACCACTGTGTCCTCCAGGCTGGGGGACTACCAGCACTGCCCAAGCAAGATGGAAACAGGTGACTGTCTGAGAAAACGAAACAACACATATACACTCATGCTTGGGGGCCGGAGGCGCCCCCGGTACATGCCCCTACCCCCGCACTCGCTCACACCCTTAAACTAACTCAGTCTCTGCTCTCCTTTGCTTTGGAACCTGCTCCTACCTCCAGCGTCTGCTCACTCCACTGATCTAAAAAGGAAGCTAAGCTGGCAGCTTCTGAGCCTCCCGTGGGTGGTCCAGAGGGGAGGAGCCTCTGCCTTAGTGTGTCATCCTCAACCTCAATGTTGGGTGGGGCTGGGCTCAAAGTCAGAAGTCTGGCAGGAGAGactgagaaggaaagagagaaagggaggtggCAAGCAGAGGGAGCTGCTTAAAAACATTATCCCAAAGTGGCTGCGGTCCAAGGATTATTTTGAAGGTATTCTGCGTCGACAGGATGGTTGTTAAGACTAGTATAAAATGTGTTAGGGAATCAGTGTGAAAGAAAGCTCGTAAAAAGGGTTGcacatttcatgtttttccttcaccAGCCAATGGCACAGCCCCTACCCCATGGTTCTTGCCCCCAGGCTTTCTCTCCCCGGCCCTAGAATTTGGCCAAGGTCAGCACTTTCAGGTTTGCTGAGAAGTAGCCACTTCTGATTTCCAGAAGTTCCTTTTTCTATGACTTCTTGTCCACAGCCTGAGAAAGAGGAAAGTGCCTCTTTTTTCCAACTAAAGGCAGCACGTGGGGGCAGCAGGGTGCAGCTGACAAGTGGGAGTGACGATGGGGGAGAGGGGGGCGGCTGCAGAGCCTCAAGAGCACAAGCGCCCCTGCCTGGGCCCCAAAGAAGAGCGCTAGGACCTCTGGCTTCGGGAGCCTGGGATGGAGAACCAGGGGACTGGCCGGCTCCCTTGGTTTGATCTGGGTTGGCCTCCCACCCTCTGTCCTCTGGCACCACCTTCCCGAGTACGTGGTTCCCTTTTTTGCAGCAAAGAGAACCTTTCAAGAAACGGTGGTTCACCCTGGATTCCCAGGAGCGAAGGCTGCTCTATTACAAGAACCCACTGGTAAGAGCCACTCCTGGTCTCTAGTCCATCCCAGACAGAGGTGGGTTTGTGCTCAGGACGGTGGGGAAGCTGCAGACAAACACCTCTTCCAGAGCGCCAGGGCAGGAGAAACCTGGAGTAGGACACACTCTACCTCTTACCCATAGGGAGCTTCTCTAAGTCGTCTCTGTGCACAGAGCTGTCCAGACAGACTTTTTTCACCTCCCAGCTTTAGGAAGTCCTTCATATGTGTCCAAAATGCTGTCAATTATAGTCAAGTaagttgtattttttcttcttgtctcCAGGGCTCACTTCTGAGCAGGAGGTGAAGTGTTAAGGGTGTGGGCTTAGAATCTGGTTGCTGGGCTTTGGTCTCAGTCCTGCCCTGGGGAGGACACTtccatctctgtgcctcagtttctttctctgggaAGCAGGCTTATTAACAATGCCTTCCCACATGTAGTCATGATGACTAGATGAGCTACGACATGTGATgcacttaagttcttgatttatGGCCAGCGCACCATAAATgttcaatattattttaatagatgATGTGCGCGATTTATTTTAGGGTATGAACCTTTCAGATATTGGGTCCCACTAAACAGAAATCCCAGCAGTGACCCCCCACTTTGTACCAAAACAGAGCTgcccaggctgcagctgccctCTGCTCAAGCCGCAGCCCCCCCGTAACCCTGCACCCTCTGTTTTCAGGACGCTTTTGAGCAGGGCCAGGTTTTTCTCGGAAGCAAAGAACAGGGGTACGAGGTATTTGAAGATCTGCCCAAGGGCGTCCGAGGGAGTCGCTGGAAAGCCGGCCTTACCATCGTCACCCCGGAGCGGAGATTTGTCTTCACCTGCCCCAACGAGAAGGAGCAGCGGGAATGGCTGGAGAGTTTGCAGGGTGTCCTGTCTGGCCCCTTGACCCCCCTCAACCTCCTCAGTAAGATGCAGCCACTAGAGATTGTTCTTTCAGGGGGCAGAAGGGGCTTCTTCACTTGGGTTCAGTTTTGATGCTGCCACAGAGACCGAAGCAGAGGCCATGGCTCCTGACAAcactctttccattttcttcatctcttcctaccaaagaaaagtacagacagCCCTCCTCTCTGCCCACCTGAAGTTCCTCTGAGGGGACCCCGAGGCCATTGGCATCTAGAGGAGTCTAGCCCCGGAGGAGCTGCCTGGAGCCCCTTCTCCACCCCACGGAGTCTAGCATGAGCCCCGCCTTCCTCTTGCCACCCCTCAGGCCCCCTTTCCTGGGAGAAGAGCGTGGTCTGTAATTACTGGCTGAGGTCCACCCCGCGGGGCAGCTCAGGGAGCCTGGGGTCCTCCCCACTAGTGGTGACGGAAGGCTATTTTCAGGGCCCTTGTTTGCTCCGGGTCTTCCCTCCAATCCTTCactcctgcccccgccccccacgcAGTCTTCCCCGTGTGCGGCACCCTGGGAAAGAGGAGACGTCTGAGCTAGGGCAGCCCACTCTGACAGGGACCCAGGGCCTGGCTTCTGGAAAAGAGAAGTTCTGTGTCTGGAAAAGTACAAACTGATACATGGCCCCACAAGGCCCCCGGGGGAAGCCTGCTGTCCTTTGAGTCCAACTTGTGTAAACACAAATGCTCGTCACTGTCCAAAATCCCAAAGCCAAATAGCCTCACAAATGGCCTTGGAAATTGTCAGTGACGTTTATCGGCTGGTGCTTGCTTTTCTCTGGGGGCCTACATGTTTAGGAGTCTCTCTGGGTTTCTCTGCCTCTGCGTCTCTGGTTCGACTTTCCTCCCCTTCTGTGGTGCGTGGGTCCCCCTTTGTCTCTCGCTCTCgcagtcagtttttttttttaattttttattaattaaaaaaattacaagaaacaaacattcccaacacatacactcagcaattcacaatatcatcccatagttgcatattcatcatcatgatcatttctcagaacattagcatcaattcagaaaaagaaataaaaagacaacagaaaaatataacaaacagaaaaaaaaaattttacaggccatacaccttactgatccctttcattgatcactagcatttcaaactaaatctattttaacgtttgttcccctattatttatttttattccatatgttctactcgtctgttgataaggtagataaaaggagcatcagacacaaggttttcacaatcacacagtcacattgtaaaagctatatcattatacaatcatcatcaagaaacatggctactggaacacagctctacattttcaggcagttccctccagcctctccattacatcttggataacaaggtgatacctacttgatgcataagaataacctccaggataacctctcgactctgtttggaatctctcagccattgacactttgtctcatttcactcttcccgcaGTCTGTTTTTGATTCTGGCCTTCTCTGACTTTGTATCCCCATGCCCTcgctgcctcccctcccccaagtAGGACTGCCCCAGTGCGGTCGGCCCCCCTCACCCCCTTCTTGTTCCCGCACAGCTGCATCAACAGAAAGTGGCTGCAGCAGCAGGTGACCTGTGGGCTGAGGTGCTGGCTGGCCGTTGGCCCCCCCCAGGGCTCCTGGCAGGAAGGATGCGTTCTCTCGTCAGCCCTGGTTGTGCTTCAGGAGTGAGTGCCCTGCAGTCAGCAGCCGTCCCCGGTGGTCAACTGTCAAGACTGAAGCTGTGGCCTTTACCGGTGTCTGGGCCTTCCCCCCGCTCCTGACCCCAGGGGGCCTGTGGATGtggtacccccaccccaccctgtccAGGCCCAGAGTGTGTCCTCAAGGCTTTCCAGCTCAGGACTTGTCCACCCTGAGTTGTAGCGTTGCCAGCCAAGGCACCACGGGCATCACCCAAGTAATGCTTCTGCCCACAAAACGTTTgatctgaatctaatcatgaggagaTGATTAAACAAATCCGTATTGAAGGGCATTCTGCAAAACAACTGCCCAGGAATCTTCAAAAATCTCAGTGTCATGAAAGATAAGGTTGACTGGGGACTGTGATGGACTGAAGGAGAAAGATACGGAACTATGGCAACTAAATGCAATTCGTGATTCTTGATTAGatcctgaatttttaaaaaacaaggaaaatagcGATAAGGGACATAATTAGGGAGGTTTGAACATGAATGTGTATTAGCTATTAGCATTGTAAGATTGTGATAATTATGCTGTATTTCTGCGAGAGAATGCTCTTGTTCTAAGACGATATCTactgaagtatttaggggtaAAATGTAGTAATGTCTGCTACTGACTCTGAAATGGCTCAGAAAAAaagcatatgtgtatatatatatatgcatagagtatatatgtatatatagaggGGTGGGGTAGAAAGAGAGATACAGACAATTATTGTGCAGGATACTAGCAGTTGGTGAATCTACAGGAGATACAGATGGCTGCTTATTGTCCTATTCGTGCAACTTGTCGATAGATTTGAAAGCTTTCAAAAGAAAAgttgggaagaaaaataaaaaaacagtacagAGGGAGGTTCTGTTTGGTttgatgggaaatttttagtgatgggtgatggtgatggtagcccagtaccgtgactgtaattaacaccactggacTGTGGacttggaagtggttaaaatgggacatgttctgttatatttttgttatcctgataaaattttttttaaaaaataagaaggcaCCTACTTTTCCCATGTCAAGAgcagtgtcttttcttttttttactttttcacctCCGGCATGACTCAAAAATGTTCTTGGGAGAATTCCATCTCTgcatattttaggaaaaataaaagcatagttAGTGTTAAAAAAGCAATGCTCGTGTGGATCACCGCTGTGCCCTGGAAGGAAGGAAGCGAGCAGAGGAGACTTCTCTGCTGGACCACAGGGCAGAGTGACCCGGCCAGGGCCTTGAGACCACTGGGAAACGCGCTTCCCCACCTCCTTGTCTTGGGGTTTTCTTCTTTAAAGTGAGGAAGTTGTACTGAATGCTGAGTTTCAGTGTACGAGATGAGTATTTTGAGCACTTCCTAGCCCTGCGCCAGGGCCTGGGACTAGGCGGGAACGAGACGATGTGGTCCCTCCGCCGCCCTTTCCAGGCCGCTGGGACAGCAGGCGCTCAGCAGGCTGCACAGCGCTGCGAGTGTTCCAAACAGGAAGGACAGACTGCTGTGGGAACCTCTGCCGTGGGAACCCTAactgagggagagaaggaagtcTCCTTCCTCCCCAGAAAGTGACCTTTAAGTTGAAACCTTAAAGCTGTTCACAGGTTAGGCAGagtgaagagagagaggaaagcacCCAAGGCTGAGGGAAGAAAGTATTTAATGTCCAGAGACGGGAAAGAGGAGCTAAAGGAAATCTCAGATGGCTGAAATCACAAGGTCTTCGCTTGGTG
Protein-coding sequences here:
- the ADAP2 gene encoding arf-GAP with dual PH domain-containing protein 2 isoform X5: MTHNGNLRAKAKYEARVPAFYYIPQASDCLVLKEQWIRAKYERQEFMADGKTGPPPGDRDGLLWKRGRDNAQFLKRRFVLLAGEGLLKYYTKEESKGPKAVISIKDLNATFQTEKIGNPHGLQITYRREGHTRNLFVYHESGKEIVDWFNGLRAARLQYLKMAFPELPESELVPLITRNYLKQGFMEKTGPKQREPFKKRWFTLDSQERRLLYYKNPLDAFEQGQVFLGSKEQGYEVFEDLPKGVRGSRWKAGLTIVTPERRFVFTCPNEKEQREWLESLQGVLSGPLTPLNLLSKMQPLEIVLSGGRRGFFTWVQF